One window of the Carcharodon carcharias isolate sCarCar2 chromosome 26, sCarCar2.pri, whole genome shotgun sequence genome contains the following:
- the ankrd34c gene encoding ankyrin repeat domain-containing protein 34C has protein sequence MDDAIELRTDGNSLLKAVWLGRLRLTRLLLEGGAYINESNERGETPLMVACMTRHVDQQSVSKAKMVKYLLENQADPNIQDKSGKTALMHACIERAGEEAVSLLLTNGADPSLEDHSGASALVYAINTDDKEVLKCLLNACKAKGKEVIIITTDKSPSGTKTTKQYLNVPPSPELEERHTPSLCMSPSDIELKTSLTPSPTDEQENEKAFNFQVMSHQTGSYTGKTHNDPGSPTRKVNPKRIGTRLPQLKRLQSEPWGLIAPSVLAASAYQEECKRLSPDDEIIQGINGLALPKRTTLSRTNSIESKDPSTFPFVGDSTSRTPSTSAPVSRKQSYEKSQTQHQPLARRSTLPSEQDTVSSFASTGPVSLRDTVHRRRLGNDHYDSDSQLYSDSVSNPFDSGKITFERKKHNTSPLTLLTSSRESLDSTSSTSPSSVRRRPPGLLERRGSGTLLLDHISHTRPGHLPPLNVNPNPPIPDIGCNSKPSSPLTMCLKSMVPMAPSSPKRNDMKAKKKLVRRHSMQVEQMKQLSDFEELNT, from the coding sequence ATGGATGATGCTATTGAACTACGAACTGATGGGAATTCCCTTCTAAAGGCAGTTTGGTTGGGAAGGTTGAGATTAACCAGACTTTTGTTAGAAGGTGGAGCGTACATAAATGAAAGCAATGAAAGAGGAGAGACCCCCCTTATGGTAGCATGTATGACTAGGCATGTCGACCAACAAAGTGTGAGCAAAGCCAAAATGGTGAAGTACCTGCTGGAAAATCAGGCAGACCCAAACATTCAAGACAAGTCTGGTAAAACAGCATTAATGCATGCCTGcattgagagagctggagaggaagCCGTGTCCCTGTTACTTACCAATGGAGCAGATCCTAGCTTGGAGGATCATTCTGGTGCTTCAGCCTTGGTTTATGCCATCAACACAGATGACAAAGAGGTCCTAAAATGTCTACTAAATGCCTGCAAAGCCAAAGGGAAGGAGGTCATAATAATAACTACTGATAAATCTCCTTCCGGTACAAAGACAACAAAACAGTATCTAAATGTGCCACCTTCACCAGAACTAGAGGAAAGACatactccttctctctgtatGTCCCCATCTGATATTGAACTCAAGACATCTCTGACTCCATCTCCCACTGATGAACAGGAAAATGAAAAAGCCTTTAATTTCCAAGTAATGTCACATCAGACCGGAAGTTACACTGGCAAAACCCACAATGATCCTGGCTCTCCAACCAGAAAAGTCAATCCTAAAAGAATTGGGACCCGCTTGCCCCAGCTGAAGAGGCTACAATCAGAGCCCTGGGGTTTGATTGCACCATCTGTCTTAGCTGCTTCAGCCTATCAGGAGGAATGCAAAAGACTTAGCCCAGATGATGAGATCATCCAGGGGATCAATGGGTTGGCACTGCCCAAACGCACCACTTTGTCCAGAACAAACAGCATCGAAAGTAAAGATCCATCTACCTTCCCATTTGTAGGTGATTCAACTTCTAGGACTCCCTCCACATCTGCGCCAGTTTCCCGTAAGCAATCTTATGAGAAAAGCCAAACTCAGCATCAGCCTTTAGCTCGAAGAAGCACTTTGCCTTCTGAACAAGATACTGTTAGTAGCTTTGCTTCAACGGGTCCAGTGAGCTTGCGAGACACTGTCCATCGCAGAAGATTAGGCAATGACCACTATGATTCAGACTCCCAGCTTTATTCAGACTCGGTCTCCAATCCATTCGATTCTGGAAAAATCACTTTTGAAAGAAAGAAACATAACACCTCTCCCCTGACACTGTTAACCAGCTCCCGTGAGTCACTGGACAGTACATCCAGCACATCGCCAAGTTCTGTACGACGCAGGCCACCCGGCTTACTTGAAAGAAGAGGTTCTGGAACCCTCCTTCTAGATCACATCTCTCACACAAGGCCGGGACATTTgccaccattgaatgtcaatccCAATCCACCCATCCCTGATATAGGGTGCAACAGCAAGCCTTCATCCCCTCTGACCATGTGTCTGAAATCTATGGTTCCCATGGCACCATCTTCACCAAAGCGAAACGACATGAAAGCCAAAAAGAAGCTGGTGAGGAGGCATTCTATGCAAGTGGAGCAAATGAAGCAGCTTTCTGACTTTGAGGAGCTGAACACCTAG